In Flavivirga abyssicola, the following are encoded in one genomic region:
- a CDS encoding Crp/Fnr family transcriptional regulator, whose product MELSKIENIITGIRKYYSVSNDSINKIANLLTENHLPKHHLLTKAGCIDNSVYFIEKGCTRTYFLVDGKEITNWFSKEGDITFSSDALYHRAKGIDFVELLEDSTIFSMPITALNHLYETDIDIANWSRVIHQEVLLKMQALRIDRLSISSKERYENFLNENPNLINRVNLGYIASYLGMTQQHLSTIRAS is encoded by the coding sequence ATGGAGCTGAGCAAAATAGAAAATATAATAACTGGCATTAGAAAATATTATTCTGTATCAAATGATTCAATTAACAAAATAGCCAACCTGCTTACTGAAAATCATTTGCCTAAGCATCATTTATTAACAAAGGCTGGCTGCATTGATAATTCTGTTTACTTTATCGAAAAAGGCTGCACTAGGACTTACTTTTTAGTTGACGGGAAAGAAATTACAAATTGGTTTAGCAAGGAAGGCGATATAACATTTTCTTCAGATGCTTTATATCATAGGGCAAAAGGCATTGATTTTGTTGAGCTATTAGAAGATTCAACTATATTTTCAATGCCAATTACAGCATTAAATCATCTATATGAAACTGATATTGATATTGCAAATTGGTCTAGGGTAATTCATCAAGAAGTATTGCTAAAAATGCAAGCCTTGCGAATTGACCGATTATCCATATCATCAAAAGAACGTTACGAGAATTTTCTTAATGAGAACCCTAATTTAATTAATCGTGTTAATCTGGGATATATTGCTTCATATTTAGGGATGACACAACAGCATTTAAGTACTATTCGTGCAAGTTGA
- a CDS encoding sugar O-acetyltransferase → MKTELQKCLSGETFNTSNEEIQNFIHSARRLTKIYNTTPSTDSKKRHEILSELFEKKGDNVNIDTPFYCDYGRHISIGNNVIININCTFVDCNKIEIGNNVLIASNVQIYTATHSPDVNERLIENWNYESGTPYFKTYALPVKIEDNVWIGGGVIILSGVTIGKNSVIGAGSIVTKSIPEDCVAVGNPCRVIRKINEKK, encoded by the coding sequence ATGAAAACAGAATTACAAAAGTGTTTAAGCGGAGAAACTTTTAATACATCAAATGAAGAAATACAAAACTTTATTCATTCAGCTAGGAGACTTACCAAGATATATAATACAACTCCAAGCACTGATTCTAAAAAGAGACATGAGATATTAAGCGAATTGTTTGAAAAGAAAGGCGACAATGTAAATATTGATACCCCTTTTTATTGTGACTATGGCAGACATATCTCCATTGGCAACAATGTGATTATTAATATCAATTGCACATTTGTTGACTGTAATAAAATTGAAATTGGAAACAATGTATTAATTGCATCAAATGTCCAAATCTATACTGCTACGCACTCACCCGATGTTAATGAAAGGCTTATAGAAAACTGGAATTACGAATCTGGAACACCTTATTTTAAAACCTATGCATTACCTGTTAAAATAGAAGATAACGTCTGGATTGGCGGCGGCGTTATTATCTTATCAGGCGTTACCATAGGTAAAAACTCCGTTATTGGAGCAGGGAGTATTGTTACAAAATCAATTCCTGAAGATTGTGTGGCAGTCGGAAACCCTTGTCGTGTGATTCGGAAAATCAATGAAAAAAAGTAA